The DNA region GGCATCGCGCTGGTCGGCCTGTCGTTGCTGCGCCTGCTCGGATCGGCTGTCCGCCTGGCCGGTCTGGCGCTGCTCCTGGCGGCCGGGGCGGGTGGCGCCGCGGTGGGTTCGCTGGTGCAGTTCCACAAGGTGCTGGAGGATGCCGGGGCCTTCGCGCCATCCATGGAGGCGGGTCCCGTGGTCGCGGTGGCTGCCGGGGTGCTGTGCTTCCTCGTCGCCTGCTTCGGCCCTGCCGCTCAGCGACGCTGAGCGGCAGGGCCTCGCACTCCTCACCCCCGGTGCACCTGCTGCCGCAGCGCACCCCGCTGGCCGACCTGGAGGTCGCCGGCACCACCATTCCCAAGGGCGTCCCCGTGGTACTCGCGCTCGCCTCGGGCAACCGTGACCCGAAGCGGTTCCGCGACCCCGACCGATTCGACCCCACCCGCGCGGACCACCAGCACCTCGGTTTCGCAGCGGCGTCCACATCTGCTACGGCGCGCCCCTCGCCCGGATCGAGGCCCAGATCGCCCTGGGTGCGTTTCTCCCCCGCCTCGGCACCGCGACCCTCCTCGAGGACCCTCCCCCTACCGGTACAGCCCCGTGCTGCGCGGACCCCGGCACCTTCCCGTCGTCCGCGTGACCAGGGGAAACACGTCCATCACGGCCGACGGGACAACGGCCTCCCACCGCGGACCGGAATGGGCTCCCCAAGCCTGTGGTTGTAGGTCTGCAAAGGTGATTCCAACCGGCTTCGAGGAGTTCTCATGACTCCGTCGTTGAATGGCTCGACCGCCCTGGTCACCGGCGCGACCAGTGGCATCGGCCGGGCGATCGCGCAGGTTCTGGCTGAGCGGGGCGCGCACGTGGTCGTCTCCGGCCGCGATGCCGCCCGTGGGGAGCAGGCCGTACGGGAGATCCGTGCGGCAGGCGGGAAGGCCGACTTCGTCCAGGCAGACCTGGGCAGTGTGGCCGCCGCCCGCCGACTGGCCCGCGAGGCGAGGCAGCTGACCGGCGGCATCGACATCCTGGTCAACAACGCGGGCATCTATCCGTTCGCCGGCACCGTCGACACCACCGAGGAGGTCTTCGACCAGGTCTTCGACGTCAACGTCAAGGCGCCCTTCTTCCTGACCGCCGAGCTGGTTCCCGCCATGGTCGACAAGGGTGGCGGCGCGATCGTCAACGTGAGCTCCCTCGCGGCCGACAAGGCCGTGGTCGGGGCCACCGCCTACGGTTCGAGCAAGTCCGGGGTCAACCAGCTCACCCGGATCTGGGCGGCCGAGTACGGCCCGGCCGGCGTACGGGTCAACGCCGTCCTCCCGGGCGTGACCGAGACCGAAGGCGTGCAGGCCGCGCTCCCCGACGAGGATCGCAGCGAGCTCGTCGCCATGACCCCCGCCGGCCGGGTCGGCCTGCCCAGCGAGGTCGCCGAGGCCGTGGCCTACCTGGTGTCCGACGCGGCCTCCTACGTCAACGGCGCCCTGCTCACCGTGGACGGCGGAGCGTCCGTGCGCTGACCTCGTCCGCCTGAGTCCCGTCCGCCTGCGACGCGACGGCGGGACGCGTGCGGGGCAGACCCCGCGGTCCGCTCAAAGGCCGGGTGCCTGGAAGCCGTTCAGGTACCAGAAGGGGGCGACGTACCAGATCAGGGCGATCGCGGTGACGAGGGTACCGCCGGCGAGGGGGAGTGCCCAGCCGGGCCAGCGGCGGTGCCGGACCACGATGACCTTGGCGACGAAGGCGCCGTAGAGGAAGCAGCCGGTGAGCGAGTGCAGCGCCACACGGCTGTCGGTGAACTGGACGCCGTAGGCGGTGATGCAGTGCCGGGCGATGGGCAGGGAGAGGAGGAAGGCGGTCAGGCCGATCAGACGGTGCGTGGTGTGGACCGGGTGCGGTGCGGCTCGCAGTGCGGGCAGGCGGCCGTAGATCCACAGGCCGAGGAGCAGTTGAATCAGCGCCAGGCCCAGGAGTGCTGATCCCAGTTGGGCTTTCAGCAGCTGTGCGTCAGTGCCGCGATTCCCGAAGAGGCTGGTCTCGTAGTCGGGGGTGTGTACCCGGCCGTACCAGAAGAGGCCGGCCACCACCGCTACGGGCAGGAGAAGCCACAGGACGTCATGGAGCCGTCGATGGCCGGTGGAGGGAACGAGGCCCTCCACGGGCTCGGCCGCCGCCGCTAGCGCGGGCTGCCAGGCCACGAGGATCAGCAGGGTGAGCGCCTCGGCGATGAGGCTGAGCAGGGCTTGTGGGGTGGGGCGCAGGCCGTTCTCGGAGAAGCCGAACAGCCCGGTGGTTCGGGATGCGGCGAACCCGGCGAGCGTGCAGACGGCGATCACGGCGGCGGCGATCCGCAGGAGCAGGGGCGCCGCCAGCAGGAGGAGTGCGGCCGCTGCGAAGGCGGTGCTGGCCTGTAGCAGGAACAGCGGGCCGATGACGTGGACGAGGCGGTATCCGTCGATGTAGAGCTGGGCGTGGATGTATCCGCTCGCCGCGAGCGTGGCGGCGAGCGCCAGGCGCAGTGCGAGGGCGGGCGGGCTCAGGGTGTTCATGCGAGCTTTTCGTCCTTGACGGCCAGTGCGTGGTTGCCCTGCCAGTAGTTGACGGTGCGGACGCCGATCGCGTCCTTGAGGCGTCCGGCGGGCAGTACCACCGGAAGTGGGGCGGGGCCCTCGCCGGGTTTGGGGAACGGGTAGCAGGTGGGGCGGGCCGAGTGGAAGGTGATGTTGCCCTCGGTCTTGCTGAACAGCTGGTGGACGTGCCCGTTGAGGCACGTGACCGAGGAGAAGCGGCGGAACATCGACAGCAGCTGCACCGCGTCGTCGGTGCCCCAGCCCCACGTCGGATACATCGCGAACAACGGGATGTGACTGAAGATGACGATGGGGGTGTCCGAGGACAGGCCGGCGATGTCCTTGCGCACGAAGTCGATCTGGTCGTTGCCCAGGTGGCCGAGTTGCTCCAGGTGCAGCGTGTTGACCAGTGCGATGAAGTGCACACCGTGGGTGTCGAAGCTGTACCAGCCGTCGCCCAGGGTGTTCTGTCCGAAGGCCTGTCGGTAGGCGCGTGGTCCGTTGTCTCCGATCGAGTCGTGCTCGCCCGGTACGGCGAAGACCCGGTCGGTGTCCAGTTGCGACAGCATCTGCTTGACCTGATCGAACTGGGCGGGGGTGGAGAGGTGCGTCAGGTCGCCGCTGTGCATGACGAAGTCGGGTCGGAACCCGAGGGAGTTGACCTGGTTGATCGCTGCGGCGAACGTCCCGGTGACGTCCATGTTGGCCGGGCCCTGGAAGCCGATGTGGCTGTCGGAGACCTGCACGAACCGCAGGTCCGCACTGCTTGCCGGGGCCGCGTTCGCCGATCCGGGGATGTGACTGATCACCTCTCCCGCGGTGACCGTCAGGACGATGGCGCCACCGAACCAGGCGGAGTGCCGGATGAGCTGGCGGCGGGTCATGCCGTGCTCACCGCCGCCGCCGTCGGGAGTGTCCTCGGTCATGGCGTCACCTCCACGGTGGCGGTCATGAACGGGTGGATGGTGCAGTAGTAGGGGTAGGTGCCGGGTTGGGTGAACGTGTAGCTGTAGGTTTCGTTGGTGGCCAGGGCTGCCGACTGCAGTGGCCCGCCCGATCCTTGCTTGCTGGTGACGGTGTGGGCGTCGGGGTCGGTGTTGGTCCAGGTCACCTTCGTACCCGCCTTGACCGTCAGAGTGGGCGGGGAGAACGCGAAGTTCTTGATCGTCACCGCGTCGGCGGCCGCTGGAGCGGACGGCTGGCCGCTGGTAGGTGAGGTCGAGGACGTGCTCGGCGGTGCGCTGACAGCGACCGTACCGCTCGTTCCGGAGGCACCGGGAAATCCCGCCAGGCTCGTCTGGCCGGGTCCGGGACTCAGCGCGCCGGCGGGTTCGGGGTGTGACGATCCGCCGCACGCGCTGAGCAGTCCGAGCGCTCCGGCAACGGCGACAGCGGCCAGGCACACCGTACGCGACCGCCGGAGCGGCGGAGAGCAGCTCGTATTCATGACCATCGTTCCTTCTGCGCGTCCCCGGCCGCACGGGCGGGTGACATCCAGGATCAGTCCGGGACCGGTCCTCTCGGACAGACAGACGACCGCGTTACACCCGCCGGGGATGCCGGAAGGGGGTGCGACCCGGCGGGTCACTCTATGTGAGCGGACAGCACCTTCCGTGGAGCGAAACGAGTTCCACGGCGGAGTCTCGTCGTTTCACCCCGGCGGCGGGCAACGGGACGCCTCAAGCAGGCCAGGGGCGTTCGGTGCCCGCTGACAGCGTCGATGACCGAGCCCGTTAGGGTGCAGGTGGATTGAGTGTCACGTCGAGGGTGGGGAGAACATGCAGGTCGTCATCGGATTCGTGCTGGGATGCCTGGTCACCGCCGCGACGTTGCGGATCCAGGCGGGGGCCGCGGCGCGGCTGGCCCAGAGCGCCGCGGACCGCGCAGCCAAGGCGGCCGTCGACGCCCAGGTCGCGGCGGAGTCGACCAGGGTGATGACCAACCGTGTTGTGGAGCTGGCCCGGGCCGTGCAGCCGCCGACCCGCACCGCGCTGTTGGGATCGGTCCACGCGGGGCTGGCGCAACTGGAGCAGCGCAAGCGGGCGGCTGAGCCCCGGGACGCGGTGCCGTGGGATGCCGCGCTCTGAAGGCGCGGGCTTCGAGGGGCCTCGAAGCCCGCGCCGAAAGGTCAGAGCGCGGACGGCGGGGATTCGCCGTGCCGGATTCGAGTGGCTCAGACGCCGTTGAGGGCGTAGTTGCGGAAGGTGGCGAGCAGGGGGAGGACTTCGGTCTTGCTCGGGTCCTCGGTGACGGCCCGCATGGCGTCGATGACCGTGTGGGCGATGATCTTGGTGGTGGGGAGGTCGTCGGGGGTGGCGACCGTGCCCCAGGCCTTGAGGGTCTGGGTGAGCAGGGCGCTCATCCGGGCGCCGATGTTGGCGCTGACGGCGTCCGACAGTTCGGCGATCTCCTCGTCGCTCATGGTGGACCGCAGGCCGAAGGCCAGCGCCATCAGGGTGTCCATCGCGTGCTCGCCGTACGCGGCGACCAGCGCCGGCAGCGACTGCTCCTCGGCCCCGCCCGCCGCAAGGGCGGACAGGGCCTCGTCGTCGTCCTTCCACGCCGCCTCGAGGGCGGCCAAGGCCCGCAGGGCCTCGTCCACGGTCAGGCCGTCTGTCATCTGACGCCTCCAAGGAAACCCCGGCCTTCAGGCCGGGGAGGAATTGGATCGCCCGCGTAGCGGGACAGGGACAGCCGATTCGCCGCCAAGGCCGAATCGGTGTTTCCGGTAGGTGATTTGATCAGCTGTCATGCAGGAATTAGTGTCTCTTGCGTGAAGACCGTTGTGCAGGTGAAGCTGGAGCCGTCGGCCTGTCAGGCCGACGCGCTTGCGGCGACTCTGCGTGCGTGCAACCGGGCTGCGAACCGCGCCTCCGTGGTGGCGTTCGAGTCCGGTGAGCATCGGCGTAACGGTCTGCATCACCGGGTGTACCGGGATCTTCGGGAGTCATCGGATCTGTCGGCTCAGCCGGTCGTTCTGACGATCAAGAAGGTCTGCGACGCCTATGCGACGTTGAAGGCCAACATCCGTGCCGGGAATCTCGGCCCGAAGGGCTCGAAGCGCCGCAACAAGGCCGAGTCGAAGCCGATCAGCTTCCGTGAGGACGCGGCGCAGGCGTTCGATGACCGGTGCTTGAGCTGGAACACCGATGGCCGCACCGTGTCGATCTGGACGACCGCCGGTCGGTTGAAGGCCATTGGGTTCGTGTGCTCGGAGGGTGCGGCGAAGATGATCGCCGACCACCGGCAGGGCGAATCCGACCTGGTGTTCCGTGACGGCTCGTGGTACCTGTTCGCGACCTGCGACATCCCCGCGCCGCCCGTGACACAGCCAACCGATTGGCTCGGGGTGGATCTCGGGATCGTCAACATCGCCACCACCAGCGACGGGCAGGTCATGTCCGGGCGCAGGCTGGAGCGGTACCGCAAGCGGATGCGCGCCCTGACGGCGAAGTTGCAGGCGAAGAAGACCAAGAACGCCAAGCGCCGGTTGAAGGCCGTCAAGCGGCGTGAGCGACGTTTCGCGACCGACACCAACCACTGCATCTCCAAGACTCTCGTACAGACCGCTGAACGCACCTCGCGCGGGATCGCCCTGGAAGACCTGACGGGCATCCGCGAGAGGGTCAAGGCCAAGCACGACCAGCGGTACCGACTCCACTCGTGGGCTTTCGCGCAGCTGGGTGCGTTCGTCCAGTACAAGGCCGACCGCGCCGGGGTGGCGGTGGTCCACGTGGACCACCGCAACACCTCCCGGCAGTGCTCCGCCTGCTGCACCCACAAGGCCAATCGAGTGGATCAAGCGACGTTCGCGTGCCGCGCCTGCGGCATGACCATGCACGCGGATGATGGGGGCACCTCCCGGCCGAAGGCTGGGGGAGGCTCCCGCAACATCCGCCACCGCGCGGCTGATGCGTGGCAGCGGGGCGCAGCCAACCGCCCCAGCGCGGCGTAGAACGCCGCGCAGGACGAGGTGACCACCGGTGGGGCGACTCATCGGGCACATGGTTAACCTCAAGCCGGGTCCTTCAGGGCCGGGTAGTTGACAGCTGGAACGGTATTGAGCCGGTACCCCCGGACGCACGGTTCGGGGACGGGCTTCACACCTTCGAGCGAAGCGGACCCTGTTCCGGCCGGTGGACGTGTGCGAAGTGCTCCGCGTCCCAGTTGCCGCCCAGCTCAGGTGCCAGGGACGAGAGCGCGAGCGCCGCGAAGTCGTCGGCTGCGCCCGCTCGTTCCGGCAGGGCGCCGAGCAGCGGGGCGCCGGCCGAGCGCGGCAGGTCGGCGAGGTTGCAGCGTTCGGCGAGGCCGGGGGCGCTCGGCCAGGAGCCGACCAGGACGCCGGCCAGCGGGAGTTCGCGGGCCGTCAGGGCCTCCGCCGTGAGCGCGACGATGTTGAGGGTGCCGAGCCCGGCGGAGGCGATCAGCAGCACCTCGGCCGGGAGGCCGGCGTCGAGGACGGCCCGGGCCTGGTCGGCCAGCGTACGGCCCTGGTCGTCGTAGCGGACCAGCAGGCCGCCCGCGCCCTCGACCAGCACCAGGTCGTGGGTGGCGGCCAGTTCGGCGACCGCCGTCGCCACCTCGGCGGGGGCGAGGTACGGCAGCCCGGCCCGCCGGGCGGCGGTGTCGGGTGCCAGCGGCTCCGGGTAGCGTACGAGCTCACGGATCGTCAGTTCACCGGCCAGGCGCGCGACTTCGTCCGCGTCGCCGGGTTCGCCCGGTCCGACGCCGGTCTGCCCGGGCTTGAGGACGGCGACCTTCCGCCCGGCCCGCAGTGCCGCCGAGGCGACGGCCGCCGTGGCGACGGTCTTGCCGACGTCGGTGTTGGTGCCCGTCACGAACAGGATGCGCGCGTTCATCCGGCCACCGCCGCGGCGGTCACGGCGGCGGTGATCCGCGCGATGTCCTCGTCCTGGGAGACGTACGGGGGCATGGTGTAGACGAGGTCCCGGAACGGCCGCAGCCAGACGCCCTCGCGGGCCGCCGCCTCGGTCGCCGCCGGGACGTCCACCGGGTGGTCCAACTGCACGACGCCGATGGCGCCTTGGACCCGTACGTCGCGCACGCCCGGAACGTCCCGGGCAGCCGTGAGCCCCTCGACCAGCCCGGTCTCGATGCGCTTGACCTCCACCGCCCAGTCCTGCCCGAGCAGCAGGTCCAGCGAGGCGTTGGCGGCCGCGCAGGCCAGCGGGTTGCCCATGAAGGTCGGGCCGTGGGCGAGGACCGGCATCTCGCCGCGGCTGATCCCGTCGGCGATCTCGCTGGTGCACAGCGCGGCGGCGAGGGTCAGGTACCCGCCGGTGAGGGCCTTGCCCAGGCACATCACGTCGGGGGAGAGGCCCGCGTGGTCGGCGGCGAACAGTGCGCCGCTGCGGCCGAAGCCGGTGGCGATCTCGTCGAAGACCAGCAACACCCCGTACCGGTCGCAGAGTTCGCGCAGCATCCGCAGGTAGGCGGGGGAGTGGAACTGCATCCCGCCGGCGCCCTGGACCACCGGTTCGACGATGACGGCCGCCAGCTCGTCCGCGTGACGCTCCATCAACTCCTCGAAACGGGCGGCGTATTCGGCGTCGAGCGGGGCGTCGAAGCCGGCCGGCGGCTGGGGCGCGAAGAGCTGCCCGGGCAGCACCCCGCCCCACAGGTGGTGCATCCCGCCGTCCGGGTCGCAGACCGACATCGGGTGGAAGGTGTCGCCGTGGTAGCCGCCGCGCCAGGTGAGCAGCCGGCGCTTCTCCGGCCGCCCGGTCGACTGCCAGTACTGCAGGCACATCTTCATGGCGACCTCGACCGCCACCGAGCCGGAGTCGGCGAGGAATACGTGCTGCAGCGGCTCCGGGGTGATCTCCACCAGCCGGGCGGCCAGCCGGACGGCCGGCTCGTGGGTGAGCCCGCCGAACATCACGTGACTCATCCGTCCCAGCTGCTCGCGCACCGCCTCGTCCAGCACCGGGTGCCGGTAGCCGTGGATGGCCGCCCACCAGGACGACATCCCGTCGACCAGCTCGCGCCGCCCGTCCGCGACGGGCTCGGCGAGGCGGAGTCTGACGCCCGAGGCGGATTCGACCACGTACGGGGTGACGGTGCCGGGCATCGGCCCGTACGGGTGCCAGACGTGCGCCCGGTCGAGGGCGAGCAGCGTGTCCGCGGACAGCTGGGACATGGTGAGTTCTCCCCGGTGGTCAGGCGTTGGGGGCGAGTTCGGTGCCGGCGCCGCGGCGGCGGACCTTGACCAGGTCGCTGCGCAGCTCGTCGTCCGCACCCTGCTCGACCAGCGCGGGCTCCGAGTGGGAGTGTCCGCCGCACGGGCCGCAGCCGCCGCCGCTGCCGCAGGCCGAGGCCGCCGTCCCGCAGGAGCCGGACGCGGCCGACGCGATGTCCGCGCGGTGGCGCGGCAGGGTGGCCTCGCCGGCGCCCTCGACCTCGAAGCCGGCGTCCTTGATCATGTCGAGGTCGGCCTGACCGGCCTGGCCCTCGCTGGTGAGGTAGTCGCCGAGGAAGATCGAGTTGGCGATGTGCAGCCCGAGCGGCTGCATCGAGCGCAGGTGCACCTCGCGGCCGCCGGCGATCCGCACCTCGGTGTCGGGGTTGACGAAGCGGACCATCGCCAGGATGCGCAGGCAGCGCTGCGGGGTCAGGTTCCACTCCTTGGCGAGCGGGGTGCCCTCGAAGGGGATCAGGAAGTTGACCGGGACGGAGTCCGAGCCGAGCTCGCGCAGCGCGAACACCACGTCGACCAGGTCCTCGTCGCTCTCGCCCATGCCGGCGATCAGGCCGGAGCAGGCGGACAGCCCGGCGCCGTGGGCCTTCTGCACGGTGTCCACCCGGTCCGCGTAGGTGTGGGTGGTGGCGATGTCGCCGTAGGTGCCCTCGGAGGTGTTGAGGTTGTGGTTGTAGGCGTCGGCGCCGGCCGCCTTGAGCCGCTCGGCCTGGTTGTCGGAGAGCAGGCCGAGGCACACGCAGATCTCGACCTCGGGGTCGGCGTCCTTGATGGCGGCCATGGTGTCGGTGACCCGGTCGATGTCACGGTCCGTCGGGCCGCGGCCGCTGGCGACCAGGCAGACCCGCTTGGCGCCGCCGGCCACCCCGGCACGGGCGGCGTCGGCGGCCTGCTCCGGCTTGAGCCAGGTGTACTTGAGGATCTCGGCCTTGGACCCCAGCCGCTGGGAGCAGTAGGAGCAGTCCTCGGGGCAGAGCCCGCTCTTCAGGTTCACCAGGTAGTTGAGCTTGACCCGGCGGCCGAACCAGCGGCGGCGCACCTTGCCGGCGGCGGCCACCACGTCGAGCAGCTCGTCGTCGGTGGTGGAGAGGACGGCCAGGGCCTCCTCGCGGGTCGGGACTTCGCCGCGCAGGCCCTTGCTGGTGAGGGTATCGAGCAGATCCATGGGCCGATCCTGCCTGCTGGCGCTCGAATGACGCCAGAGCAAACCCACCAGAAGATCCCCGGAAGGATGTGCCGATTGCCACAGTGTCGAAGCTCACGGCGTCGGCGCTGGTCACGCGCTTGACGGGGGTCGGGGAGGACGGTTACCGGCGGGTAGCGAAGTGGCGTGCGGGGCGAAGATCGACAACCCCCGACCCCGTGATCCAGGCCACCCGGAGGGTGCTTAGAATCTGCGCCATGACCACGCAGGGGGAGCGCACCCCGACTCCGGGAGAGGGCCAGGACGGCCGGGCAGGACAGCGGACCGGCGCGGGCGCCGCGGGCACTTCGGCCGAGGCCACTGCGGCCGGGAGCACCGCGGCCGACGGTACCGCGCGCAGCAGGCGCGGCTGGCGGCTGACCGGCCGCCGGGCGGTCGGCTGGGTCGTCGTGGTGGGCGTGGTCGTGGCCGGCGGATGGATCATCACCCGCCCGACGCCCGGCGACTACATACCCGGCCTCGGCCCCTCCACCAAGGACTCCGCCCGCACGCCCCCGGTGGTGGGCGCCCCGCCGCCGACCACCGACCCCGAGGCCCTCAACGCCGACAACCTCTTCCCCGCCCAGCGCACGGTCGAGGCCATCGGCTACAAGGCCCGGCGCAACGGCATCCGGCAGGGCGAGCAGTGCGACGAGGTGCTCCAGGACCGCACCCAGGAACTGCTCCGGGACAGCGGCTGTCGGGCCTATCTGACGGTCAGCTTCACCGGTGTCGACCACCCGGTGCTCAGCAGCGTCACCCTGCTGCGCTTCACCGACCAGTCCGCCGCCGCCAAGGCCGCCGAGGCCCTGCGCGCCAAGCCCGGCGCGGTCGCCTTCATCCTCGCCGACACCAACATCGCGCCCGCCCCCTCCGCCGGCAGCGCCAAGCCGGGCAGCGAGCCGCGGATCGAGGCGGTCGGCCACTACGTGACCGTCACCAGCTCCCGTCCCGGCGACGCCCACCAGGCCGGCACCGCCACCCCGGGCACCCCCGGCGCCACCACCCCGACGCCGACCGCCTCGGGCACCGGCGGCGAGCCGAACCTGGACGAGGCCACCCGGGCGCTGTCCTACGCGGCGGGCCAGCCGTTCGTCTGGATGTGACGGACGGCCAGGGGCCCGGCGCAACTCGTCGCGCCGGGCCCCTTTTGGCGGAAGGTCAGCCCCCGAGCCGGTCCACCGCGGTCACCCGCAGCACCGCCCGGCCCTCCTCGTCCGAGCCGTACAGGTCGACCTCGGCGCTGATGCCCCAGTCGTGGTCGCCCTCCGGGTCGTCGAAGATCTGCCGGACCTTCCAGGCGGAGTCCTCCTCCTCGATGATCAGCATCTTGGGGCCGCGCGCGTCCGGGCCGGTGCCCAGGTCGTCGTACTCGTCCCAGTAGCCGTCCATGGCGTCCGCCCAGCGGTCCGCGTCCCAGCCGTACTCGCCGTCCAGCTCGCCGAGCTCGTCCCAGTGCTCCAGCGCGCACAGCTCGACCCGGCGGAACATCTCGTTGCGCACCAGCACCCGGAAGGCGCGGGCGTTGGCGGTGACCGGAGCCGGCTTGTCGTCCAGGGTGACCTCGGCGGCCTGCGGCTCGGTCGGGTTGGCCAGCTGCTCCCACTCGTCCAGCAGGCTGGAGT from Kitasatospora cathayae includes:
- a CDS encoding RNA-guided endonuclease InsQ/TnpB family protein; translation: MKTVVQVKLEPSACQADALAATLRACNRAANRASVVAFESGEHRRNGLHHRVYRDLRESSDLSAQPVVLTIKKVCDAYATLKANIRAGNLGPKGSKRRNKAESKPISFREDAAQAFDDRCLSWNTDGRTVSIWTTAGRLKAIGFVCSEGAAKMIADHRQGESDLVFRDGSWYLFATCDIPAPPVTQPTDWLGVDLGIVNIATTSDGQVMSGRRLERYRKRMRALTAKLQAKKTKNAKRRLKAVKRRERRFATDTNHCISKTLVQTAERTSRGIALEDLTGIRERVKAKHDQRYRLHSWAFAQLGAFVQYKADRAGVAVVHVDHRNTSRQCSACCTHKANRVDQATFACRACGMTMHADDGGTSRPKAGGGSRNIRHRAADAWQRGAANRPSAA
- the bioB gene encoding biotin synthase BioB; translation: MDLLDTLTSKGLRGEVPTREEALAVLSTTDDELLDVVAAAGKVRRRWFGRRVKLNYLVNLKSGLCPEDCSYCSQRLGSKAEILKYTWLKPEQAADAARAGVAGGAKRVCLVASGRGPTDRDIDRVTDTMAAIKDADPEVEICVCLGLLSDNQAERLKAAGADAYNHNLNTSEGTYGDIATTHTYADRVDTVQKAHGAGLSACSGLIAGMGESDEDLVDVVFALRELGSDSVPVNFLIPFEGTPLAKEWNLTPQRCLRILAMVRFVNPDTEVRIAGGREVHLRSMQPLGLHIANSIFLGDYLTSEGQAGQADLDMIKDAGFEVEGAGEATLPRHRADIASAASGSCGTAASACGSGGGCGPCGGHSHSEPALVEQGADDELRSDLVKVRRRGAGTELAPNA
- a CDS encoding adenosylmethionine--8-amino-7-oxononanoate transaminase, with amino-acid sequence MSQLSADTLLALDRAHVWHPYGPMPGTVTPYVVESASGVRLRLAEPVADGRRELVDGMSSWWAAIHGYRHPVLDEAVREQLGRMSHVMFGGLTHEPAVRLAARLVEITPEPLQHVFLADSGSVAVEVAMKMCLQYWQSTGRPEKRRLLTWRGGYHGDTFHPMSVCDPDGGMHHLWGGVLPGQLFAPQPPAGFDAPLDAEYAARFEELMERHADELAAVIVEPVVQGAGGMQFHSPAYLRMLRELCDRYGVLLVFDEIATGFGRSGALFAADHAGLSPDVMCLGKALTGGYLTLAAALCTSEIADGISRGEMPVLAHGPTFMGNPLACAAANASLDLLLGQDWAVEVKRIETGLVEGLTAARDVPGVRDVRVQGAIGVVQLDHPVDVPAATEAAAREGVWLRPFRDLVYTMPPYVSQDEDIARITAAVTAAAVAG
- a CDS encoding cupredoxin domain-containing protein, with amino-acid sequence MTIKNFAFSPPTLTVKAGTKVTWTNTDPDAHTVTSKQGSGGPLQSAALATNETYSYTFTQPGTYPYYCTIHPFMTATVEVTP
- a CDS encoding SDR family NAD(P)-dependent oxidoreductase — encoded protein: MTPSLNGSTALVTGATSGIGRAIAQVLAERGAHVVVSGRDAARGEQAVREIRAAGGKADFVQADLGSVAAARRLAREARQLTGGIDILVNNAGIYPFAGTVDTTEEVFDQVFDVNVKAPFFLTAELVPAMVDKGGGAIVNVSSLAADKAVVGATAYGSSKSGVNQLTRIWAAEYGPAGVRVNAVLPGVTETEGVQAALPDEDRSELVAMTPAGRVGLPSEVAEAVAYLVSDAASYVNGALLTVDGGASVR
- a CDS encoding metallophosphoesterase family protein, with amino-acid sequence MTEDTPDGGGGEHGMTRRQLIRHSAWFGGAIVLTVTAGEVISHIPGSANAAPASSADLRFVQVSDSHIGFQGPANMDVTGTFAAAINQVNSLGFRPDFVMHSGDLTHLSTPAQFDQVKQMLSQLDTDRVFAVPGEHDSIGDNGPRAYRQAFGQNTLGDGWYSFDTHGVHFIALVNTLHLEQLGHLGNDQIDFVRKDIAGLSSDTPIVIFSHIPLFAMYPTWGWGTDDAVQLLSMFRRFSSVTCLNGHVHQLFSKTEGNITFHSARPTCYPFPKPGEGPAPLPVVLPAGRLKDAIGVRTVNYWQGNHALAVKDEKLA
- a CDS encoding DUF6529 family protein; this encodes MNTLSPPALALRLALAATLAASGYIHAQLYIDGYRLVHVIGPLFLLQASTAFAAAALLLLAAPLLLRIAAAVIAVCTLAGFAASRTTGLFGFSENGLRPTPQALLSLIAEALTLLILVAWQPALAAAAEPVEGLVPSTGHRRLHDVLWLLLPVAVVAGLFWYGRVHTPDYETSLFGNRGTDAQLLKAQLGSALLGLALIQLLLGLWIYGRLPALRAAPHPVHTTHRLIGLTAFLLSLPIARHCITAYGVQFTDSRVALHSLTGCFLYGAFVAKVIVVRHRRWPGWALPLAGGTLVTAIALIWYVAPFWYLNGFQAPGL
- the bioD gene encoding dethiobiotin synthase, producing the protein MNARILFVTGTNTDVGKTVATAAVASAALRAGRKVAVLKPGQTGVGPGEPGDADEVARLAGELTIRELVRYPEPLAPDTAARRAGLPYLAPAEVATAVAELAATHDLVLVEGAGGLLVRYDDQGRTLADQARAVLDAGLPAEVLLIASAGLGTLNIVALTAEALTARELPLAGVLVGSWPSAPGLAERCNLADLPRSAGAPLLGALPERAGAADDFAALALSSLAPELGGNWDAEHFAHVHRPEQGPLRSKV